CAAAAAAAATCCTGATCATCGACGACGACGAGGATGATTTTTTTATCACCAGCGACTATATAAAGGACATACCGGGGCAGTCCTTTGTCCTGGACTGGTGTCCGCAGTATGAAACCGGTCTGGCCCGGATCCTGGAACGGGCTTACGACATCTACCTGATCGACTACCGGCTCGGCGCGCATACCGGCCTTGACCTTATCCGCAGCGCCATCGCCCACCGCTGCGACGACCCCCTCATCCTGCTGACGGGGAAAGGGAACCAGAAGATCGACATGGAAGCCATGCAGGTAGGCGCCACCGATTACCTGGTTAAGACCGAACTCAATACGGAAAAGCTGGAGCGGTGTATCCGCTATGCCCTGGAACGCGCGGAATCCATGCGGGCCCTCCGGCACAACGAGCGGAAATACCGAAGCATCTTCGAACGTTCCAAAGACGCCGTTTTCCTCTCGGACAAGGACCTCCGGATCAAGGACGTCAACGAGGGCATGATTGCCTTACTGGGTTATTCCAGGGAGGAATTATCGGCGCGGATGTTGCCCGATCTTATCGAGGACAAACAAGACCAGGCCCACCTGGAGGGCAGGCTCAAGCGCTGGGGCGAGATCAACGACTGGGAAATCGTACTCGCCGGCAAACACGGGCAGAAGCTGAGCTGCATCCTCAGCGCCTCCATGGAGCACGACGAGATCGAGGGCGATTACTTCCAGGGCATCATCCACGACATCACTGCCCTCAAAAAGGCGGAAAAGATCACCCTCCAGGCCGAAAAACTCGCGGCCGCGGGAAGACTCGTCCGGACCCTGGCTCACGAAGTAAGGAATCCACTCAACAACATAAACCTGTCCACCGAACAGCTCCAGCACGACCTGAAGGACCCGGAGCAAGCCCTCTACCTCGACATCATCCGGAGAAACAGCCACCGTATCGAAGCCCTGATCTCTGAACTCCTGGACTCGTCCAGACCCACCGAAATGGCCCTGGGCCGGAACGACCTCCGGGAGCTCCTGGAGCAAGCGCTGGACATCGCCGTCGACCGGATCAACCTGAAAAGGGTAAGGCTCCGGAAGGTCTTCCCCGAAACCCCGCTCTTTTTGGACGCCGACGCCGGTAAACTCAAGATCGCCCTGCTGAACATCATCATCAATGCGGTTGAGGCCGTGGAGCCGGGGCAGGGCGAACTCATCATCGGTTTATTGCAGGACCCCGAACACTATATCGTCCAGATCACCGATAACGGCTGCGGAATCAGCCAGGAACATCTTTCCCGGCTTTTCGAGCCTTATTTCACCTCCAAAAGGAACGGCATGGGGTTGGGGCTGGCGGCTACGCTCAACATCGTACAGGCACACCGGGGCTCCATCGACGTCCGTTCGGAAGAACAAAGGGGAACAACTTTCACGTTGTTTTTCCCAAGACCATAGCATGGATGGCAAAGGTTTTGTATATGTAGGTGTAAACACCTATCGTATGCGCACCTTATTATACCTGCTCGCGGTCATCCTCATCATCGGATGGATACTTGGCTTTTTTGTGTACAGCGTAGGCAGCCTCATCCACATCCTGCTGGTCCTTGCCGTCATTTCCATCCTGCTCGGCCTGATCCGCCGGGGAGCTGATTACTAGGCAAAAAGTGGCATTATATTTACTATATATCTTACAGCTTAATAAAAACCTATGAAGCACGAAAGTAACTTTCCACACCTCCGGGATAAGATCCTGGAACTTGGGAGCGCCTTATTCTTTGACCAAAGTGAAAGCGTTTTACACCTCCCACCCGCCGTCGTCCAGACCCTGGACATAGACGAAGCCGGCCAGCTTTGGTTCATTGTCCCCATGCCGCTCCAGCAAGTGAGCGAATTCGACACGTCATTCCCCGTGCAGCTCAACTACTTCCGGAAGAATGCCGCCTATTCACTGAACATCATCGGCAGGGGGTATATTATATATGATCCTGAAGAGCGGTACAACTGGGAGCTATTACACACCGACCTTCCACCGGTAGATGCTTCGTCCATCCTCGTCAAGGTAAAGATCGGCCGGGTGGAGCTGCTGGAATGGGATGCCGAAGAGGCTTCACCCGTGGCCAAAATGGTCAACCGGGTATTATCCTGGTTTAATTTGCTCGACTCGGGGAAGACGATGTACCAATTAGGCTAACCTCAGATGCGGCGGGCGCCCCTTTGTTCCCGCCACATCTCATTAAATGTCTTGGGTGCAAAGTCAAGGTCCGCCCTATGCCGGGTCCATTCTTTGGCCATGCGGTTGACCAGCTTGTTTTTGAGCTTCCCGTTCCCCATATTCATCCACCGGCGGTTCAAAGAAACCCGCTTCCACACTTTCCAGGCAAATCCTTCCTTCCATCCATTGCTGCCCTTGTCCGCGGCCTCGTGCCGGTTTTCCAGCAAAAGCTCGTGCAGGTTTATCCGGATCGGGCAAACCTCGGTGCAATTGCCGCAGAGGGAGGAAGCATAGCTGAGGTGTTTATATTCCGCCAGGTCCTTTAGATGGGGGGTGATGATGCTGCCGATCGGCCCGCTATACGTGGTGCCGTAGGCATGCCCGCCGATGTTCTTATACACGGGACAGGCATTCAGACAGGACCCGCAGCGGATACAGTAAAGGCTTTCGCGTTGTACCGGGCTGGCCAGGATGTTGGTCCGTCCGTTGTCCAGCAGAATGACGATCATGTCCTTCGGGCCATCGGTTTCCCCGGGTTGGGCAGGACCACTGATGATCGTGTTGTACACGGTCACCTGCTGACCCGTGCCAAAGGTGGCCAGCAGCGGCCAGAACAAGGCCAGGTCTGTCAGGGAGGGAATGACTTTTTCCAGGCCGACAATGACGATATGCGTCGCCGGAAAGCCGCTGCTCAGACGGGCATTGCCCTCGTTTTCCGTCAGGGCGATGCCGCCGGTATCGGCAATGATAAAATTCGCACCCGTGATCCCGATCTCCGCTTCCACATATTTGGAACGCAACACGTCCCGGGCAACCAGCGTCATCTGCTCGGGTGTCAGCTTTGGATCCGTACCCAGCTTTTCGGCGAACAGCTTGGCAATATCCTCCTTGCTTTTGTGCATGGCCGGCGTCACGATATGGTAAGGCGGTTCACCGTCCAGTTGCTGGATATATTCTCCCAAGTCTGTTTCTATGCTTTGGATCCCATTTTTTTCCAGGAAGGCGTTCAGGTGGATTTCTTCCGTCACCATGGACTTGCTCTTGACCACCGTCTTGCAATCCTTGTCCCGGCAGATCGCGAGGATGTGTTCCAATGCCTGCTCCCCGTTCTCCGCCCACAGCACGCGGCCACCCCGGCGCGTCAGGTGCATCTCGAACTCCTCCAACTGCTGATCCAGCGTCTCCATGGCCCTCCACTTGAGGTTCTTCGCCCTTTCCCTGGCCAGCATCAGGTCGGAAAACTGTGCTTTGCCCTTGGGCACCGACGCATTATAACGCCCGATATTGAAGTTGATCTTACGGCGATGTTCGATGTCCCCGGCCTTCACCGTAGACTTCGCCAGAAAGGTTGAACCCGTCTCGTTCATCGTTTATATTCTTTTGCGATCTTGTCGAGCACTTCATAGAACGCGGCTCCGTATTTCCGGGTCAACGCGTCCTTTAAGAAAACATAAACGGGTACTTTTAATTTTTTGCCCAGGCTGCAGGCGGCCTTGCAAAGGTCCTGCCTGGGTTCGTAGTTGACGTATTCGTGTTTGCCGTCGTGGCTGGCCTTTGTACGGATGGGGAAAAGATGACAGCTCAGGGGTTTCCGCCAGGAAATCAAACCGTCGTTGTACGCCTTTTCGATCCCGCATTTTACGATGCCTTGCGCATCCACATAGCCATACGCACACATCTTGTGCGCGATGGTCGGGGTCACCCAGCCAAACTCCCGGTCATACACATAGTGTCCCTGCGCTTCGATCACTGCACGGCCTTCGTCCGTCAGGTAGGGTTTGACCAGATCGACAAAATGGTTGATCAGGTCCAGCTCCTCGTCGGTTAGCGGGGCTCCGGCATCTCCGTCTACACAGCAGCCGCCCTTACAATGATTCAGGTCGCACACAAACTGTTCGTCCACTACCGCATCGCTCACGATGACGTCGTCAATCACGATCATACGGTAGCAAAGTTACGGCTTTTGTGTTTGCGACGAGCGGCCGCCCTACGGCCGCTTCCACTGCAGGGTCGCGATCATGTGTTTCATATCCTCGGACAGAAACTGGTTGACCGGCCTCAGGCTATCCTCATTGGGTGTCGTATAGAAGTACAACGCGCCTCTTAGGAAATGATGGGCGGAATCGGTGACAAAGAATTGGTAACGCGTGGCCGCGTTGCCGCCCACTTCGAAGATAAACCCGGCGGTACCGGGAAAAGGGGCAACCGGGTACTGATCGATAGAGGATGCCTTTTCGACGTGACGGTTGGTCAGGTTGAAGGCGTCCCCTACAAGCTTGTCCAGTGTGTTGACACCCAGGGAGTCATGATAGGCGCCCCCGGATCCTTTGACTTTGTACAGGGCATGGGTCCCGATGTTGATATAGCTCAGGTAAATGCGCCCCTGGAAGGAGGGGAAGTCGACATTGATCCAGTAAGGGTTGTCGGGTTGTTCGTCGAAATACGAAGAGTCCCTGACGATATTCGCGTATACGGGATATTCGAAGCTGTAGGGATAGCCCGGCTGGCTGAACAGCCGGTACTCGTGCCGGGGGAGGTCGATCCGGAAATAGCCCTTGGGTTTGGGGATCGGAACGCCATTGCAGGCGCAAAAGAGAAATGCGGCTAAAAAATACTTTCTCATTACTTTAAGAGGAGCGCTTGATCGTCACTTTTACTTTCTGTATCCGGTTGCGGTTGATCTCCAGAACGGCGAAATCAAACTCGCCGGTGGTGATCACCTCGTTCAGGGCAGGGAATTTCCCCGCCAGTTCCAGGACCAGGCCGGCCAGGGAATCGCTTTCGCCCCGTACCGATTCGAAGGTATCCAGGGGGAGGTCCATGGCCTTGCATACGTCCAGGATGGAGGTCCGCCCCTCAAAGATAAAGTTATTGTCGTCCAGTTTTTTGTTGACACTTTCCTCGTCGTCGAACTCGTCCTTGATGTCCCCGATGATCTCCTCCAGGATGTCTTCGAGGGTGACGATCCCGCTCGTCCCTCCAAATTCGTCCACCACGACCGCGATATGGGTGCGTTTGTGTTGGAACTCTTTGAGGAGGTCGTCGATGAGTTTATTTTGGGGAACAAAATAGACCGGCCTCAGAAGGCTGTGCCAGTCAAACCCCTGGAGGGAGTCTTTCCCGATATAAGGCAACAGGTCCTTGGTGTTGAGTATACCCGCTACTTCGTCAAGGTCATTTTTATACACGGGCAACCGGCTGTAGTGCAGGTCTTCCACCCTCCTCAACACCTCGGCCAGCGTGAGCGTATAGTCCAGACCGCTTACATCCAGACGCGTGCGCATGACCTGTTTCACAGTGATGTTCCCGAACTTGACGATCCCCTTCAGGATATTTCTTTCTTCCTGGGAGGTTTCTTCCTGGTCGATCTGTTGAAGGCTGTATTCTGTTGCGTCGCCTATCCCCAAACCCGTTTCCACCCCTTCCGACATCCGGACCATAAACTGACCGGTTCTCCGGAAAAGCGGCACGACCAGGGCGTCCAGCCACCAGCTGGAAAACTTGGCAAACCGGATGTTGTTTTGGGAGGCATACACCCTTGGAAGCACGTCGCAAAGCAGCAGGAGTACAATGGTGATCACGAGGATCTTGACGATCAACACCACCCAGAAAAGGGCAGGATCCATCGGAAGGAAGGTGTCTATAAGGCTGTTGGCCATCAGGATCAGAACGATATGCAAAAAGCCGCTGGCGCACTGGAGCGAGGCCAGGAGGATCTTTGGTTCCTCCAGCAAGGTCGTGATCCGGCGGGCGTAGGGGACCTGT
This region of Dinghuibacter silviterrae genomic DNA includes:
- a CDS encoding hybrid sensor histidine kinase/response regulator — protein: MTRSHLHPKKILIIDDDEDDFFITSDYIKDIPGQSFVLDWCPQYETGLARILERAYDIYLIDYRLGAHTGLDLIRSAIAHRCDDPLILLTGKGNQKIDMEAMQVGATDYLVKTELNTEKLERCIRYALERAESMRALRHNERKYRSIFERSKDAVFLSDKDLRIKDVNEGMIALLGYSREELSARMLPDLIEDKQDQAHLEGRLKRWGEINDWEIVLAGKHGQKLSCILSASMEHDEIEGDYFQGIIHDITALKKAEKITLQAEKLAAAGRLVRTLAHEVRNPLNNINLSTEQLQHDLKDPEQALYLDIIRRNSHRIEALISELLDSSRPTEMALGRNDLRELLEQALDIAVDRINLKRVRLRKVFPETPLFLDADAGKLKIALLNIIINAVEAVEPGQGELIIGLLQDPEHYIVQITDNGCGISQEHLSRLFEPYFTSKRNGMGLGLAATLNIVQAHRGSIDVRSEEQRGTTFTLFFPRP
- a CDS encoding lmo0937 family membrane protein, with amino-acid sequence MRTLLYLLAVILIIGWILGFFVYSVGSLIHILLVLAVISILLGLIRRGADY
- a CDS encoding LutB/LldF family L-lactate oxidation iron-sulfur protein, with product MNETGSTFLAKSTVKAGDIEHRRKINFNIGRYNASVPKGKAQFSDLMLARERAKNLKWRAMETLDQQLEEFEMHLTRRGGRVLWAENGEQALEHILAICRDKDCKTVVKSKSMVTEEIHLNAFLEKNGIQSIETDLGEYIQQLDGEPPYHIVTPAMHKSKEDIAKLFAEKLGTDPKLTPEQMTLVARDVLRSKYVEAEIGITGANFIIADTGGIALTENEGNARLSSGFPATHIVIVGLEKVIPSLTDLALFWPLLATFGTGQQVTVYNTIISGPAQPGETDGPKDMIVILLDNGRTNILASPVQRESLYCIRCGSCLNACPVYKNIGGHAYGTTYSGPIGSIITPHLKDLAEYKHLSYASSLCGNCTEVCPIRINLHELLLENRHEAADKGSNGWKEGFAWKVWKRVSLNRRWMNMGNGKLKNKLVNRMAKEWTRHRADLDFAPKTFNEMWREQRGARRI
- a CDS encoding DUF3109 family protein, with protein sequence MIVIDDVIVSDAVVDEQFVCDLNHCKGGCCVDGDAGAPLTDEELDLINHFVDLVKPYLTDEGRAVIEAQGHYVYDREFGWVTPTIAHKMCAYGYVDAQGIVKCGIEKAYNDGLISWRKPLSCHLFPIRTKASHDGKHEYVNYEPRQDLCKAACSLGKKLKVPVYVFLKDALTRKYGAAFYEVLDKIAKEYKR
- the gldD gene encoding gliding motility lipoprotein GldD: MRKYFLAAFLFCACNGVPIPKPKGYFRIDLPRHEYRLFSQPGYPYSFEYPVYANIVRDSSYFDEQPDNPYWINVDFPSFQGRIYLSYINIGTHALYKVKGSGGAYHDSLGVNTLDKLVGDAFNLTNRHVEKASSIDQYPVAPFPGTAGFIFEVGGNAATRYQFFVTDSAHHFLRGALYFYTTPNEDSLRPVNQFLSEDMKHMIATLQWKRP
- the gldE gene encoding gliding motility-associated protein GldE — encoded protein: MDHPPNAPILLTAINTQGTTVWIVLFIALIFLLFVVSGSEIALFTLTYKDQNILKTKQVPYARRITTLLEEPKILLASLQCASGFLHIVLILMANSLIDTFLPMDPALFWVVLIVKILVITIVLLLLCDVLPRVYASQNNIRFAKFSSWWLDALVVPLFRRTGQFMVRMSEGVETGLGIGDATEYSLQQIDQEETSQEERNILKGIVKFGNITVKQVMRTRLDVSGLDYTLTLAEVLRRVEDLHYSRLPVYKNDLDEVAGILNTKDLLPYIGKDSLQGFDWHSLLRPVYFVPQNKLIDDLLKEFQHKRTHIAVVVDEFGGTSGIVTLEDILEEIIGDIKDEFDDEESVNKKLDDNNFIFEGRTSILDVCKAMDLPLDTFESVRGESDSLAGLVLELAGKFPALNEVITTGEFDFAVLEINRNRIQKVKVTIKRSS